The following are from one region of the Pseudodesulfovibrio piezophilus C1TLV30 genome:
- the rsmA gene encoding 16S rRNA (adenine(1518)-N(6)/adenine(1519)-N(6))-dimethyltransferase RsmA, translating into MTESNNVHRAKKSLGQNFLQDQNICRRIVEAIAPQKSDFIIEIGPGQGALTSFIKSNNPTKFMVLELDDELASRLESKYPDIEVVRTDALKYSWESLAHLGPCKIIGNLPYNVGSKLIWDIVSQVTSLQHAVFMVQHEVALRLTATPGNKAYGGLTAWVNNFANTRYLFKVPPTVFRPRPKVDSAVVSFTPLPRSQWPANPTNLSLLIKMLFQKRRKQLSTILKKHWSEEVDLWFENEKVKPEARPETLTPQQFLGLSQCVCIKKS; encoded by the coding sequence ATGACTGAATCGAACAATGTACATCGAGCTAAAAAAAGTCTCGGACAGAATTTTTTGCAAGACCAGAATATTTGTCGGAGGATCGTCGAGGCCATCGCTCCGCAGAAGAGCGACTTCATAATTGAAATAGGGCCAGGACAAGGGGCGTTAACTTCATTCATTAAGTCAAACAATCCTACAAAATTTATGGTGCTGGAATTAGATGACGAATTAGCCTCTAGGCTTGAATCGAAATATCCTGACATTGAAGTTGTCCGTACAGATGCTCTTAAGTATTCTTGGGAATCTTTAGCTCACCTAGGACCCTGTAAAATAATTGGTAATCTTCCATACAATGTCGGGTCAAAGCTCATTTGGGATATAGTGAGCCAAGTCACGTCGCTTCAGCACGCCGTTTTTATGGTTCAACATGAAGTCGCACTTCGGTTAACTGCGACTCCTGGGAATAAGGCATATGGAGGGCTTACAGCATGGGTGAACAATTTTGCGAACACCCGCTATTTATTCAAGGTTCCTCCAACCGTTTTCCGCCCAAGGCCAAAAGTTGATTCTGCTGTGGTATCTTTTACACCACTTCCACGTTCTCAGTGGCCAGCAAATCCAACGAATCTTTCGTTGTTAATAAAAATGCTTTTTCAGAAGCGGCGAAAGCAATTATCGACAATTCTCAAAAAACATTGGTCGGAAGAGGTTGACCTGTGGTTTGAAAATGAAAAGGTCAAACCGGAAGCGCGACCTGAGACTCTCACTCCCCAACAATTCTTGGGGCTATCGCAATGCGTGTGTATCAAAAAATCGTAG
- the rpsU gene encoding 30S ribosomal protein S21 produces the protein MPGVYLDDSDNFDISLRRFKKQVEKAGILSELKKRQHYEKPSVQKKKKKAAAKKRLAKKMRKMRGM, from the coding sequence TTGCCCGGCGTTTACTTAGATGACAGTGATAACTTCGACATTTCTCTGCGACGTTTTAAGAAGCAGGTTGAAAAAGCAGGAATTCTTTCCGAGTTGAAGAAGCGTCAACATTACGAAAAGCCAAGTGTGCAGAAGAAGAAAAAGAAAGCTGCCGCCAAAAAAAGGCTTGCCAAAAAAATGCGCAAAATGCGTGGAATGTAG
- a CDS encoding amidohydrolase yields the protein MSHSHSSEIVQCDTIIKADEIVTQDETRRIIQDGGIAILNGYICGVGTFAEIESSFSSTQKLDLSGKIVLPGLINAHTHLPMTLFRGMADDLPLMEWLEKHIWPVERQLTQELLKVGAQVGCAELIRTGCTAFLNGYFHEQVTGDIAESSGIRAVLGEGFFSFPSPMFATANDCWEQNRKLKEYFNNSDLVRTAVTPHAVFTVKPDELQGSFELAEQLQIPWQIHLAESAVETNQCLKRYGLRPVKLLDTLGLLCKRTVLHHCVDITDAEIELLAENDVCVVHNPVSNLKLCSGIAPIQKMLDVGITVGLGTDGASSNNQLNLFREMAFAALLGKIRHRDASAIGAQTVLDMATRNSAICLGWPELGQIAINHPADLVALDISSPNLLPMYSSVSHLAYAATGMEVSMTMVAGKILYRDGNFTTISIKDLNNEVLEAKKWILRMIDTQKKSKKT from the coding sequence ATGAGCCATTCCCATTCCTCTGAGATCGTACAATGCGACACCATTATTAAAGCCGATGAAATTGTTACACAGGATGAAACACGTCGTATTATTCAAGATGGTGGGATAGCTATCCTTAATGGCTACATCTGTGGTGTCGGTACTTTTGCAGAAATTGAAAGTTCCTTTTCTTCAACTCAGAAGCTTGATCTTTCCGGGAAAATAGTACTACCAGGCTTGATCAATGCTCACACGCACCTACCGATGACTCTCTTTAGAGGAATGGCTGATGACCTTCCTTTAATGGAGTGGCTTGAAAAACATATTTGGCCCGTCGAAAGACAGTTAACGCAGGAACTCTTGAAAGTCGGAGCGCAAGTCGGCTGTGCCGAATTGATTCGCACTGGCTGTACTGCATTCCTCAATGGATATTTTCATGAACAAGTTACTGGTGATATAGCTGAAAGTTCTGGTATACGGGCCGTATTGGGAGAAGGTTTTTTCAGCTTTCCTTCTCCTATGTTTGCCACGGCGAATGATTGCTGGGAACAAAACAGAAAGCTCAAGGAGTACTTTAACAATAGCGATCTCGTGAGAACTGCGGTGACTCCACATGCAGTTTTTACTGTTAAGCCTGATGAATTACAAGGGAGTTTTGAACTCGCTGAACAGCTTCAAATTCCATGGCAAATTCATCTTGCAGAATCTGCTGTCGAGACTAACCAATGTCTCAAAAGATACGGCTTACGACCTGTAAAATTGCTCGATACGTTGGGGCTTCTTTGTAAAAGAACAGTTCTTCATCATTGTGTGGATATTACTGATGCTGAAATAGAACTTTTAGCGGAAAATGATGTCTGTGTTGTTCATAATCCAGTCTCAAATTTGAAACTCTGCTCCGGGATTGCGCCGATACAAAAAATGCTTGATGTGGGAATAACCGTTGGATTGGGGACGGATGGAGCTTCCAGCAATAACCAGTTGAATCTTTTCCGCGAAATGGCTTTTGCCGCCCTTCTGGGAAAGATTAGACATAGAGATGCTTCTGCTATAGGAGCACAGACTGTATTGGACATGGCTACCCGTAACTCAGCAATCTGCCTTGGATGGCCAGAGCTTGGACAGATCGCAATAAACCATCCAGCAGATCTCGTCGCACTTGACATTTCAAGCCCCAATCTGTTGCCGATGTATAGTTCGGTTTCACACCTTGCATATGCAGCCACAGGGATGGAAGTATCGATGACGATGGTGGCTGGGAAAATTTTATATCGCGATGGCAATTTCACGACTATTTCTATAAAAGATTTGAATAACGAGGTGTTAGAAGCAAAAAAATGGATTTTAAGGATGATTGACACACAAAAAAAGTCTAAAAAAACTTGA
- a CDS encoding adenine phosphoribosyltransferase — protein sequence MNLRDYVRDIPDYPKEGIVFFDIAPILSTPEAFRYAIDSLAEKFKDSGATKIVAAEARGFIFGAPLAYKMGIGFVPVRKPGKLPYKNRCVTYDLEYGTDTLCIHEDAIEPGEKILVIDDLLATGGTAEGMLKLVKDAGGDIVGCGFVIQLGFLDGDRILEEAGQEHSFLIEIN from the coding sequence ATGAATTTAAGAGACTATGTGCGGGATATTCCAGATTATCCCAAAGAAGGAATCGTTTTTTTTGATATTGCACCAATTCTAAGCACTCCGGAAGCCTTTCGCTATGCAATCGACAGCCTTGCTGAGAAATTCAAGGACTCTGGAGCCACTAAAATAGTTGCAGCCGAAGCCCGAGGTTTTATCTTTGGTGCTCCACTTGCCTATAAAATGGGTATCGGCTTTGTCCCGGTCAGAAAACCCGGCAAGCTACCATATAAGAATAGATGTGTTACATACGATCTTGAATACGGAACAGACACTCTCTGTATACATGAAGATGCCATTGAGCCTGGTGAAAAGATACTTGTGATAGATGATCTCCTCGCTACGGGCGGGACTGCTGAGGGGATGCTCAAACTCGTAAAAGATGCCGGAGGTGATATCGTTGGATGCGGGTTCGTGATCCAACTTGGCTTTCTTGACGGAGACCGGATTCTCGAAGAGGCGGGACAGGAACACAGTTTCTTGATCGAAATTAATTAA
- a CDS encoding endonuclease MutS2 gives MESRTYQVLEFPKILGALASFAVSEAGASACLNLRPYPEIEQVWQATTLFEQAAAWNAESDFVIKPFPDLQGLFDYLEKQNGVLDQDGLFALKQALDLVKASRESLSFYEERGWEFLWGIFFGYEWPVKTMSAIGRCLDMEGAIKDESSPGLLSVRQEIRSIHQRCTKRVKEFILRENMGQALQDEFITIASDRYVLPLKVNFKNKTQGIIHDYSQTGETCYFEPVFLVETNNRLQELKREEREEEYRVLAYLTDLVRQEKNNIFEAYKGLVQLDVLLAKVALASRIDGRTLEMTEEGEPKLIKARHPLIALADDSVQPLSIELLQGQSALIVSGGNAGGKTVCLKTLGLITLMALTGLPVPVAEGSRLPMWTDIFVVMGDEQSLEENVSTFTAQIQYLKRVWDKVGPQTLFILDEFGAGTDPTQGAALAQAVIDSLVERKAITLIATHFPALKAYAMAMDSVRAASVLFDPSTKRPLYKLAYDQVGASIALDVAREHGLPVSILERAEKYLLLDGSDTSHVLDKLNKIAVEREGALTALEKERAKMERKRAQLQTQFEKEHGQLLDKIQGQAQDVVKKWQADKLGHKEARKQLARVREKAEELSPLSQKPPTIFSFEDLVPGLEVAYLAWDKSGTVLEVNAKKKQAKVDIGGVAMWVKAQHLGPARKNKSVSSPLKNNSKISSDLVVEVDLRGNRADMALAELERAMDNALQKGAGKIEIIHGRGTGALRREVHGFLKYYPSVASFSLANEEHGGDGMTEVILK, from the coding sequence ATGGAGTCCAGAACCTACCAGGTCCTAGAGTTTCCGAAAATTCTCGGAGCGCTGGCTAGTTTTGCTGTTTCTGAAGCAGGGGCGTCGGCTTGTCTTAACCTGCGCCCTTATCCTGAAATAGAGCAGGTTTGGCAGGCAACCACACTTTTTGAGCAAGCCGCAGCCTGGAATGCCGAATCCGATTTTGTCATAAAACCCTTTCCTGACCTTCAGGGGCTTTTTGACTATCTTGAAAAACAAAATGGTGTTTTGGATCAAGATGGACTTTTTGCCTTGAAGCAAGCGCTTGATCTCGTCAAAGCTTCTCGCGAATCTTTATCTTTTTACGAAGAGAGAGGATGGGAATTCCTTTGGGGTATTTTTTTTGGATACGAATGGCCTGTCAAGACTATGTCCGCAATAGGGCGATGTCTGGATATGGAAGGGGCTATCAAGGATGAAAGTTCTCCAGGCCTTCTTTCTGTCAGGCAGGAAATCAGATCCATACACCAACGCTGCACCAAAAGGGTGAAAGAGTTTATCCTGCGTGAGAATATGGGACAGGCATTACAGGATGAATTCATAACCATTGCATCCGATAGATATGTTCTTCCCTTGAAAGTTAATTTCAAGAATAAAACACAGGGCATTATTCACGACTATTCACAAACAGGTGAAACTTGTTATTTTGAGCCTGTTTTTCTTGTTGAAACGAATAATCGGCTACAGGAACTCAAGAGAGAAGAGAGAGAAGAAGAGTACCGTGTTTTGGCATATCTTACGGATCTTGTCAGACAAGAAAAAAATAATATTTTTGAAGCCTATAAAGGGCTTGTGCAACTTGATGTTTTGCTGGCAAAAGTCGCCCTTGCCAGTCGTATTGATGGAAGAACTTTGGAAATGACTGAAGAAGGTGAGCCGAAGTTGATCAAGGCAAGACATCCTTTGATCGCGCTTGCAGATGATTCTGTCCAACCGTTGTCTATCGAACTACTCCAGGGCCAAAGCGCGTTGATTGTGAGCGGGGGAAATGCGGGGGGGAAGACCGTTTGCTTGAAAACTTTGGGGCTTATTACTTTAATGGCCCTGACAGGTCTTCCTGTACCGGTAGCGGAAGGAAGTCGCTTGCCTATGTGGACCGATATTTTTGTCGTTATGGGTGATGAGCAATCACTTGAAGAAAATGTTTCGACATTTACGGCGCAAATCCAGTACCTCAAGCGTGTTTGGGATAAGGTCGGTCCTCAAACTCTTTTTATTCTTGATGAGTTTGGTGCTGGAACGGACCCTACTCAGGGCGCAGCCCTTGCTCAAGCCGTTATTGATTCTCTCGTGGAACGGAAGGCGATAACGCTTATTGCCACACATTTTCCTGCATTGAAAGCTTATGCGATGGCAATGGACTCAGTCCGTGCTGCCAGTGTGTTATTTGACCCTAGTACAAAGCGACCGTTGTATAAACTCGCCTATGATCAGGTGGGAGCTTCCATTGCTCTTGATGTAGCTCGAGAGCATGGTTTACCTGTTTCAATTTTGGAACGAGCTGAAAAATATTTATTATTGGATGGCTCTGATACTTCTCATGTTCTGGATAAACTGAATAAGATTGCCGTGGAGAGAGAAGGTGCTTTAACTGCTCTTGAAAAAGAGCGAGCTAAGATGGAGCGAAAGCGGGCTCAACTTCAAACTCAATTTGAAAAAGAACACGGGCAACTTCTTGATAAGATTCAAGGACAGGCGCAAGATGTTGTCAAGAAGTGGCAGGCAGATAAATTAGGACATAAAGAAGCTCGGAAGCAACTGGCGCGAGTTCGTGAAAAAGCAGAAGAATTGTCACCGCTTTCTCAAAAGCCACCAACAATATTCAGCTTTGAAGATCTAGTACCGGGGTTAGAGGTCGCTTATTTGGCATGGGATAAATCAGGAACAGTTCTTGAGGTCAATGCAAAAAAGAAGCAGGCAAAAGTTGATATTGGTGGAGTTGCGATGTGGGTCAAAGCCCAACACCTTGGACCTGCTCGAAAAAACAAATCAGTCAGTTCTCCTCTGAAAAACAATTCAAAAATTTCATCGGACCTCGTCGTTGAAGTTGATTTGAGAGGTAATAGGGCAGATATGGCTTTGGCTGAATTGGAACGAGCCATGGATAATGCTCTTCAAAAAGGAGCTGGTAAAATTGAGATTATACATGGACGAGGGACAGGGGCATTACGTCGAGAAGTTCATGGTTTTTTAAAATATTATCCATCAGTTGCAAGCTTTTCTCTTGCCAATGAAGAACATGGCGGAGATGGTATGACCGAAGTAATTCTCAAGTAG
- a CDS encoding GatB/YqeY domain-containing protein, whose protein sequence is MSLSKKIDKDYIEAYKAKATVKVAVLRHLKTAIKNRLVDAQCDSLSDDEVLELITKQVKQRKDSFEQYTSAGRDDLAKIEAEELTALEQYMPRQLSDDELSEIVDQFIVEVGAVDARDMGKVMGAVLAAYKGQVDGKKASNLVKSKLVS, encoded by the coding sequence ATGAGTCTATCAAAGAAAATAGACAAAGACTACATTGAGGCTTACAAAGCCAAAGCTACGGTCAAAGTGGCCGTCTTGAGGCATCTCAAGACGGCCATCAAAAATCGTTTGGTTGATGCTCAATGTGATTCTTTGTCCGATGATGAAGTTCTTGAGTTGATTACTAAGCAGGTAAAACAACGTAAGGATTCTTTTGAGCAATATACCAGCGCAGGCCGGGATGATCTTGCAAAAATTGAAGCCGAAGAGTTGACGGCTCTTGAGCAGTACATGCCGAGGCAGCTTTCAGATGATGAACTCTCAGAGATAGTTGATCAGTTCATTGTTGAGGTCGGAGCTGTTGACGCTCGGGATATGGGCAAGGTGATGGGAGCTGTTCTCGCAGCTTACAAAGGGCAAGTTGATGGCAAAAAAGCCAGCAACTTGGTCAAGTCCAAACTTGTTTCCTGA
- a CDS encoding PxxKW family cysteine-rich protein, which translates to MAKTKVISLEGAVKTDAGLTYKGVVMEPIVEKCEGCERVAAVEGDNYCPTYAQPERKWAHGVCNFATHVRAEVDKTGKVKVNPLKASKRAARGR; encoded by the coding sequence ATGGCCAAGACAAAAGTTATTTCCCTGGAAGGCGCAGTCAAGACCGACGCTGGTTTGACTTACAAAGGCGTTGTGATGGAACCTATCGTTGAGAAATGTGAGGGCTGTGAACGCGTCGCAGCTGTCGAAGGTGACAATTACTGTCCCACCTACGCACAACCTGAACGTAAATGGGCACATGGCGTCTGCAACTTTGCAACCCACGTCCGTGCTGAAGTGGATAAGACTGGTAAAGTTAAAGTTAACCCGCTGAAAGCATCCAAACGCGCCGCACGCGGACGTTAG
- a CDS encoding M20 family metallo-hydrolase, translated as MDIIFSTLDQQAEEVVTLQSSLTALPALGPINGGDGEKDKADFLLTKLKSIGVPEIRELNTPAKDVSCGYRPNIAGIIPGKNTEKTLWVISHIDVVPPGDESLWNSNPYELVRDGDMIYGRGVEDNQQGIVSSLLAAQALLDHNVTPEINFGLLFVADEETGSVYGLDYLVEHHAELFKTTDLFLVPDFGEPQSEMVEVAEKSMFWLKVVIDGKQCHASTPDEGINTLVPAAAFILKIKKLEEIFNAEDPIYNPPRSTFQPTMKEANVTNVNTIPGRDIFYIDCRVMPEYDLDDVLNKIKEFGQEVAQEYGVTISYEVPMREQAAPATPVESEIVQKVITSVKRIYKNNPRPVGVGGGTVAAFLRRKGFQAVVWATLNHNAHQPNESASIKSTLGDAKVIADILIS; from the coding sequence ATGGATATAATTTTCAGTACTCTTGATCAACAAGCTGAAGAGGTGGTGACACTTCAATCATCTCTTACGGCTTTGCCAGCTCTCGGACCTATTAACGGTGGCGATGGGGAAAAAGATAAAGCCGATTTTCTACTGACAAAACTCAAATCCATTGGAGTTCCCGAAATTCGTGAACTGAATACTCCTGCAAAGGATGTCTCTTGTGGATATCGCCCCAATATTGCAGGTATTATTCCAGGAAAAAACACAGAAAAAACGCTCTGGGTGATTTCCCATATTGACGTTGTTCCTCCAGGAGATGAATCCCTGTGGAACTCGAATCCTTATGAGCTAGTTCGCGATGGGGATATGATTTACGGAAGAGGTGTTGAAGATAATCAACAAGGCATTGTCTCCTCTCTCTTGGCAGCCCAAGCTCTGCTTGATCATAATGTTACGCCAGAGATCAACTTTGGTCTCTTGTTTGTTGCAGATGAGGAAACAGGGTCAGTCTATGGCTTGGATTATTTGGTAGAGCATCATGCCGAGCTGTTTAAAACGACTGATCTTTTTTTAGTGCCAGACTTTGGGGAACCTCAATCTGAAATGGTCGAAGTTGCCGAGAAATCAATGTTTTGGCTTAAAGTCGTTATTGATGGCAAGCAATGTCACGCCTCGACTCCGGATGAAGGGATAAACACCCTGGTCCCTGCTGCAGCTTTTATTCTCAAAATAAAGAAATTGGAAGAGATATTCAACGCTGAAGATCCAATATACAACCCACCAAGGTCCACTTTCCAGCCAACCATGAAAGAAGCCAATGTTACCAATGTCAACACCATTCCTGGACGGGACATTTTCTACATTGATTGCAGAGTCATGCCGGAATATGATCTTGACGATGTCTTAAATAAAATCAAGGAATTCGGGCAGGAAGTAGCGCAGGAATATGGAGTTACCATCTCCTATGAAGTCCCTATGCGTGAACAGGCCGCTCCGGCCACTCCTGTAGAAAGTGAAATTGTTCAAAAAGTCATAACCAGTGTCAAAAGGATATATAAAAACAATCCCCGCCCTGTTGGCGTTGGTGGTGGCACTGTAGCAGCCTTTTTACGCCGGAAAGGATTTCAGGCTGTAGTCTGGGCAACTCTCAATCATAACGCTCACCAGCCTAATGAATCAGCATCCATAAAAAGTACACTCGGAGATGCGAAAGTCATCGCTGACATTCTCATTTCTTAA
- a CDS encoding HU family DNA-binding protein, with protein sequence MTKAELVDKIAEKANMTKAHAERALNAFLETVEGTLVSEGKLTLTGFGTFIVDERKARVGRNPRTGAEIKIEATKVVKFRPGKILKDAVK encoded by the coding sequence ATGACAAAGGCTGAGTTGGTAGACAAAATTGCTGAGAAGGCCAATATGACCAAAGCACATGCCGAGCGTGCATTGAATGCCTTTTTGGAGACAGTTGAGGGAACACTTGTGAGTGAGGGGAAACTCACATTGACGGGGTTTGGAACTTTCATTGTTGACGAGCGGAAAGCTCGAGTTGGCCGCAACCCCCGGACTGGTGCTGAGATTAAGATCGAAGCTACTAAGGTTGTTAAATTTCGTCCTGGCAAAATCCTTAAGGATGCAGTTAAGTAA
- the mtnP gene encoding S-methyl-5'-thioadenosine phosphorylase, whose amino-acid sequence MTQIGIIGGSGLDNPDILSDAQDLDVTTQYGTPSSMLKSGKIEGKEVVILARHGRAHTVPPTFVNYRANIKALQEVGCDMILATTACGSLREKIDRGHLVILDQFIDFTRRRDVSFYEEFPSHGAVHTGMADPFDAKLRKLLTQGCQSLNITHHTKGTVITIEGSRFSTRAESKMFRQWGADVINMSVAPECLLANEAGIPYAAVAMSTDYDCWKEDEAPVTWDEILKVFQGNVEKVVALLRETIKNID is encoded by the coding sequence ATGACCCAAATAGGTATAATCGGTGGCAGTGGTTTGGATAACCCTGATATCCTCTCAGACGCGCAAGACCTCGATGTAACAACGCAATATGGCACTCCCTCTTCAATGCTAAAAAGTGGCAAAATAGAAGGCAAAGAGGTCGTGATTTTGGCAAGACACGGACGGGCACACACCGTACCTCCGACTTTTGTCAATTATCGTGCAAACATCAAAGCGCTTCAGGAAGTCGGCTGTGATATGATTCTAGCAACCACTGCGTGCGGTTCTTTGCGAGAAAAGATTGATCGAGGCCACCTTGTCATTCTCGATCAATTCATCGATTTTACACGCCGCAGGGATGTTTCTTTTTATGAGGAGTTCCCTTCCCATGGTGCCGTTCATACAGGAATGGCTGATCCTTTTGACGCCAAATTAAGGAAATTACTCACCCAAGGGTGCCAATCTCTTAATATTACACATCACACAAAAGGGACTGTTATCACAATTGAAGGGTCTCGATTTTCCACGCGTGCCGAATCCAAAATGTTTCGCCAATGGGGGGCAGATGTCATTAATATGAGTGTCGCTCCAGAATGTCTCCTGGCGAATGAAGCTGGCATTCCGTATGCTGCGGTAGCCATGAGCACAGATTATGACTGTTGGAAGGAAGATGAAGCCCCGGTAACCTGGGATGAGATCCTCAAAGTCTTTCAAGGCAATGTGGAAAAAGTTGTCGCACTTTTGCGTGAAACTATCAAAAATATCGACTAA
- the dnaG gene encoding DNA primase: MDRSAVEAIKAKLSIADIVRRYVDLKPVSGRWMGACPFHQETKPSMSVNDEEGFFYCFGCQASGDVIDFYSRINGLDFRQSLEQLAGEAGIELSHVPHDPHVAERKARKKRLYDMHEESKKYFQRNLSISTGDIARRYLRNRGLTQEIIEKFCLGFSPADWHGLDNYIQSKGWTSEQGVEGGLLSKNDKGKIYDRFRGRLIFPIQDLSGKVIAFGGRIITDGEPKYLNSSDTPIYKKGDHLYGLSLARSTMTRTKRAILTEGYMDVISLHQFGYTDSCGVLGTALTSEQVKKLAGFCSRIDLIFDGDGAGRKAALKSSRMILLQGVACKVVLMPEGEDVDSLLQTKGVEGLEVCMNDAPAGLQFCMNTLRTEFAPREIIAWAKSFLAELSDNSLKAYYLPRIADGLGLAEADFRRDTGISSPAKRTLPRTEQSSHHQSDPIQPFFQQGKEDKDDSYFLKFPIQYPDYIPALVEKGFERILCTDWAKALWEKLVNVQHGHILGLLNNQEKSFYIKSREEVHESILSGRELLDEWEHICNKIAIGQNKHTRRQLKEALHQAQLSGDRQRINECFRALEESLRRDDEQH; this comes from the coding sequence ATGGATAGAAGTGCTGTGGAGGCTATAAAGGCCAAACTCAGCATTGCGGATATAGTTCGCCGTTATGTTGACCTGAAGCCTGTTTCAGGCCGGTGGATGGGAGCATGTCCATTCCATCAGGAAACGAAGCCCTCGATGTCTGTGAATGATGAGGAAGGCTTCTTTTATTGTTTTGGCTGTCAGGCCTCTGGCGATGTCATAGATTTTTACTCGCGAATCAATGGGCTTGATTTTCGACAGTCGCTTGAACAACTTGCAGGGGAAGCTGGGATTGAACTATCTCATGTTCCTCATGACCCCCATGTTGCAGAACGTAAGGCACGAAAAAAAAGGCTTTACGATATGCATGAGGAATCAAAAAAATATTTTCAGCGAAATTTGAGCATTTCGACAGGAGATATAGCAAGGCGATATCTCCGCAATCGAGGCCTAACTCAAGAGATTATAGAGAAGTTTTGTTTAGGATTTAGTCCAGCTGATTGGCATGGCTTAGATAATTACATACAGTCAAAAGGATGGACATCTGAGCAGGGTGTTGAAGGTGGGCTATTATCTAAAAATGACAAAGGGAAGATATATGACCGCTTTAGGGGACGACTGATTTTTCCCATTCAAGATTTATCAGGCAAGGTCATTGCTTTTGGTGGCAGAATAATTACAGATGGAGAACCGAAGTATCTCAATAGTTCTGATACTCCGATCTATAAAAAAGGTGACCACCTTTATGGTTTGAGTTTAGCTCGCTCTACCATGACGAGAACAAAGCGTGCAATTTTGACTGAGGGGTATATGGATGTCATTTCGCTTCACCAGTTTGGATATACAGATTCCTGTGGAGTACTTGGGACGGCATTAACTTCGGAACAAGTTAAAAAACTTGCTGGATTCTGTTCTCGAATTGACCTTATTTTCGATGGTGATGGAGCTGGACGAAAGGCTGCATTGAAAAGTAGTCGAATGATATTGCTTCAAGGAGTAGCCTGCAAAGTCGTTCTCATGCCCGAAGGAGAAGATGTAGACAGTTTACTGCAAACGAAGGGCGTGGAAGGGCTTGAAGTATGTATGAATGACGCTCCGGCTGGGTTGCAATTTTGTATGAATACTTTGCGTACCGAGTTTGCACCACGGGAGATCATTGCTTGGGCCAAAAGTTTTTTAGCCGAATTATCCGACAATTCTCTTAAGGCCTACTACTTGCCTCGCATTGCAGACGGATTGGGATTGGCAGAGGCCGATTTTAGACGGGATACAGGAATCTCCAGCCCTGCTAAGAGGACTCTGCCACGTACAGAACAGTCCTCACACCATCAAAGCGATCCGATACAGCCTTTTTTTCAGCAGGGCAAGGAAGATAAAGATGATAGTTACTTTTTGAAATTTCCAATTCAGTATCCGGATTATATTCCGGCGCTGGTGGAAAAAGGTTTTGAGCGTATTTTATGCACTGATTGGGCGAAGGCTTTGTGGGAAAAGCTTGTCAATGTGCAGCACGGACACATATTGGGCCTGCTGAATAATCAAGAAAAGAGCTTTTACATTAAAAGTCGAGAAGAAGTGCATGAATCTATACTCTCTGGGCGTGAATTACTGGACGAATGGGAACATATCTGCAATAAAATTGCGATTGGGCAAAATAAGCATACTAGACGTCAGCTTAAGGAAGCCTTACATCAGGCTCAACTCAGCGGCGATCGGCAGCGAATAAACGAATGTTTTCGGGCTTTGGAAGAATCTCTCAGGAGGGACGATGAGCAACATTAA